The window AGGCCTTCGCCGTCGGGCTTGCCCTGCGGCTTCAGCTCCCACTCCGCGCGCTCGATGGAATCCTTCGAGACGCGTCCGATGCCGGCGACCTTCTCGAAGATCGCGTCGTAGCGGATGGCGCCGTGCCCGACCACCACCACGCGGCGCTTGCCGGTCTCCTCGTTGATGAGCAGGTACGCGGATTCGCTGGCGCCCTGGCCGGTGAAGTCGCCGACCAGGCGGCCGGTGGGGGCCTGGTCGTTGTCGCGCAGCCAGCCGCGCATCACGCCGGCGAAGTCCTCTTCCTTGGCCGCGCGCCAGCCCTGCAGGTGGACGATGAGCTGCGCGTCGCTGGCGGTCATGCCGGTCGGCACGTCGATGTTCTGCCCGATGTCCTCGTGCGTGGGCTTGCCGTACTCGCGCGTCGCGGCCACCACGGTGATCACGGCGACGAGCACGCCCACGGCCACGGCCACCTTCACCGGCCAGCTCGAGCGCTCCCGCTGCATCGCCTGGATCTTCACGCTCTCGGAGCCCGGCATGTCCGCGAGCTGCTTGGCGAGCTTCCCCATCATTCCGATGTGGTCGTTGACGTGGCGGCCCATGTAGGGCTGCGGCATGGTGAGCTCGCTCAGCTCGATGGCCCCGTGCGTCACCGTGAAGAACGTCTTCGACGAGCAGCACACCTTCTGCAGCGCCTGCATCACGGTGCGGCCGCTGGTGAACATCTTGGCCTGCGTGGGGTTGTCGGAGCGCGTGGTGAAGCGCGCGTCGAACATGTCGTCGGGGGTGCGCACCAGCACCCGGCCCTCGGTCGCGCGCGACCCCTTCGGCACCACCGACATGTTGAAGGTCGACGGCGCCTTCATGTGCACGTTCAGCGCCGGCGTGTTCTCGTCGTACGAGAAGCGCACGATGGTCGGCAGCTTGCCGAAGTTCCCGCTCACCACCAGGTCGTTGCCGTCCCGGAAGATCTCCGACTTGCTGAACGTCTTGGCGATCTGCCGGCAGTCTTCCGCGATCTCTTCGTAGCCGCTGAAAGTGCTGCGGCCCCGCACCAGGCTGACCACGAGGCCGATCACGGCCAGCACCGCGACGACCGCGATCACGACGACGATGGGATGCGACGGCATGAAAAAGGACGAGACTCTTCCTGGGACGCTGGGGATGATACCCCGCACCGCCACCTAAGGCAATGAAGGTATACACCTTAGAACGGCCTCCTTGCCGCTGCCCCAGCGCCCATTTACGATTGCCGGATGGCCATCAGCGAGAAGATCACGCACGACATGACCGCCGCCATGAAGGCGCGGGACGAGCAGCGCTTGAGCACGCTGCGCATGATGAAGGCCGCGCTCAAGAACAAGGAGGTCGACAAGCGCGCCCCGCTCGACGACCACGAGACCATGCAGGTGCTCGCCACCCTCATCAAGCAGCGCAAGGACTCCATCGAGCAGTTCACCAGGGGCGGCCGCCAGGAGCTGGCCGACAAGGAAGCCGCCGAGATCAAGATCATCGAAGCCTACCTCCCCCAGGCGGTCGGCCAGGACGAGATCGTCGCCAAAGTGAAGGAAACCATCGCGGAAATGGCCGCCGGCGGCACGGCGCCGGCGATCAAGGACATGGGCACGGTGATGAAGAACGTGATGGCGAAGTTCGCCGGCGCGCGCGTCGACGGCAAGGCCGTGAGCGACGCGGTGAAGAAGGAGCTCGCGCCCAAGTAGCTGAGACGACGCAGGGCTCGCCCTCGAGGGCAGCAGGCCGGCGGCTCCGCCGGCCTTTTCATTGTTCACTGGTTGGCTGCTTCACTGGTCCATCGGGTTTCCAATGAGCCAGTCAACAACTGAACCAGTCAACAAGTAGAATCAAAGATTCTCTATGCCCCAGTGGGACCAATATGAGCTGTGGAGCCTGAACGGCGACAAGTGGGAGCTGGTGATGTGGTTCCACCAGTTCGACGTCGCCCAGGCCGTGATGCGGACGCGGCGCTACCGCACGCGGCTCATCCATGCCGTCTACGACGGGCCCACGCGCGTGAAAGAAGACATCCTCGCCGAGCTCGGCGCCACCCGCACCGAACCGTAACCCGCGCCCGCGACCGATCGTGAAGAACGCCCTTTCCTGCCGGACGGGATCATAGAGACGGTAAGAATCCTGAATGTGCCCCATCCCCGCCACGGTGGGCGCGCGTTTTTCGCGCGCAGAGTGGGACTGATTCTGATAATCCACTTGACATCTTGTTATCCACCAGATACTCTTGTATTCGCCTTCTCATCGCTGGCAGCTTCTCGCTCTTTCCCAATCTTCCCCGGCGACCCAATCCCACGCCGTGGGGTTACCCCACCCCTAGTCCATTGATTTCAAAGGAAAATGCCTTCCCACCCCCGGGGGAGGGGGTGGGTCCAGACGTGGCGCTCCCACTCGGTACTCGGCCCCTCGGTACTCGATACTCGCGGTAGGGTTACCCTACCGGTGATCGCTTGATTCGATTGGGAATTGCCCTTCGACCCCCCGGGGGAGGGGTAGCGTAGCTATAAATCTTCCGCTACGCGTACCGGAACCACTTGATCAACTCGGGCAGGGTGGGCTTCTTGCCGTACATCAGGATGCCGACGCGGTAGATGCGCGAGGCCACCACCAGCACCAGCCAGATGGCCACCACCATGCCGGCGATGCCGGCGGCGACCTGCCACGCCGGCACCGCCGAGACCGCCAGCCGGATGTACATCAGCAGCGGCGTGCAGAACGGGAATAGCGACGCCGCCACCACCAGCGGCGAGTTCGGGTTGATGATCGCCGGCACCATCAGGATGGTGGACAGGAACAGCGGCATCATCACGAAGAACTGCATCTGCTGCGCTTCCTGCTCGGAGTTCACCATCGCCCCGAGCGCCGCCCATAACGTCGAGTACAGGAAGTAGCCCAGCACGAAGAACAGCGGGAAGTAGGCGACGCCGCGCATCGAGATCTCGACCGGCGCGTTGGTCATCATCTTGGCCTGCGCGATGCCGAACGCCACCACCAGCGCGCCCGTCCCGTACCAGATGGCGAGCTGCGTCAGCCCGACGGCGCTCACGCCCAGGATCTTGCCCGTCATCAGCTCTTTCGGCGTGACGGCGGCGAGCAGCACCTCCACGATGCGCGAGGTCTTCTCTTCCAGCACCGAGCGCATCACCGCGATCCCGTGCAGGATGATGCTCATGTACAACATCATCATGAGCAGCAGCGCGCCGAACAGCGTGGCGCGCCCGCTGGTCTTCGTTCCCTTGCCCGCCAGCACGCCCTCGAGCTCGAAGCGCGTGGAGAGCAGCTTGTCGAGGTCGTCGCCCGTGATGCCGTGCTGCGTGGCGATGCGCTCGATGTAGGCGCGGTAGACCGCGCCGCTCAGCACCTGCGTCTCGATCAGGTCGGCGCTGTTGCGCCCCACGTAGGCGAGCTTGCGGTCCTGGATCGCTTCGTCGGTGACCACCAGGTAGGCGTTCAGGTCGCCGGGCGCGACGCGCTTTTCCAGCTCCTTGAGCTGGTCGGGCGTGCCGGGCGAGACGACCTCCGTCTGGTAGCTCGCGCCGGGCAGACTCTTCGCCGCGCGTTCCATCGAGCGCACCACCATCTCGCCGAAGGCGCGGTCGCTCGCGACGATGGCGAGCTTTTTCGCGGAGCCGCCCTGCTTCATCGCCAGCATCGAGGGCGCCACCGTCAGGCCGAACATCAGCACCGGCACCAGCAGCGTGGTGATCAGGAACGCCTTGGTGCGGACGCGCTCCAGGTACTCGCGCTTCATGATGGTCCAGACCTTGCGCAGGTTCATTCCGTGCCGTCCTTCCCCACCACGTCGATGAAGATCTCTTCCAGTGAGGGCTCCACCAGCTCGAACTTGGAGACGCGGGCGCGCGCCGTCAGCCGCCGCAGCAGCTCCTGCGCGTCCGCGCCGGGCGCGAGCTGCACCTCGACGTAGTTGCCGTAGTCGTTGGCCGTCTTCACCAGCGCCGGATCCTTGAGGAAGGCGCCGTCGCCTTCGTACTGCACCTGGATGTTGTTGCGGCCGTAGCGCGCCTTGATCTGCTTCAGGTCGCCGTCGAGCACGACCCGACCGCGATTGACCAGGCAGATGGAATCGCACAGCCGCTCGACCGTGTCCATGCGGTGCGTGGAGAACAGCACCGTCTTGCCCTTCTGCTTGAGCTCGAGCAGCACGTCCTTGAGCAGCGCGGTGTTCACCGGATCGAGCCCCGAGAAGGGCTCGTCCATCACGATGAAGTCGGGGTCGTGCAGGATGGTGGCGATGAACTGGATCTTCTGCTGCATGCCCTTGGAGAGCTCTTCCACCTTCTTGTCGAGCCAGGTGGAGATCTCCATGCGCTCCGCCCACGCGCGCGCGCGCTTGCCCGCTTCGGCGGCGGAGAGCCCGCCCAGCTCGCCCAGGAACACCAGGTGCTCGCCCACCTTCATCTTGCGGTAGAGCCCGCGCTCTTCCGGCAGGTAGCCCACGCGGTGCAGCAGCTCGCGGTGGAACTTCTCGCCGAACATCGTGACCTGCCCGCTGTCGGGGATGGTGATGCCGAGCATCATGCGGATGGTCGAGGTCTTGCCCGCGCCGTTGGGCCCGAGCAGGCCGAAGATCTTGCCGGCTGGGATGTCGAAGGAGAGGTTGTCGACCGCGACGAACTGGTCGTAGGTCTTGCGGACGTCGCGAAGTTCGACGGCATTCATAAGGGAAGGGCGATTCTACCAGCGGGCTACGCTTTGGCGGTCTGGGCGGCGGTAGCGAAGGTGACGCGGTTGCGGCCGGACAGCTTGGAAGCGTAGAGCGCCTGGTCGGCGGACTTGACGAGCGTGTCGCGGGTCGCGCCGTGGGTGGGGCACTCGGCCACCCCGAGCGAGATGGTGACCGGGCGCGGCACGCCGGGGAAGGAGTGCGCCTCGACCATGCGGCGCACCTTGTCGGCGACGCCGAGAGCGTCGTCGCCGCCGGTCTCGGGCAGGATGATGGCGAACTCCTCGCCGCCGTAACGGCAGATGAAGTCGAGGCGGCGGAGCTGGCTGCGGAAGATGTTGGAGACCTGCTTGAGGACCTCGTCGCCGAGCAGGTGGCCGAACTCGTCGTTGAGCTTCTTGAAGTGGTCGATGTCGAGCATGATGACCGAGAGCGCCTTCTCGTAGCGGGTAGCGCGGTCGAGCTCGTTGGCGATCTGCTTCTCGAAGAAGCGGCGATTATAGACGCCGGTGAGGCCGTCGACGTGGGCCTGCGCCTTCACCGTCTCGACGTAGATGGAGTTGGCGAGGGCGGTGGCGACGATGTCGCCGACCGACTCGAGCGCTTGCATGTCGGCTTCCTGGAAGGCGCCGGTGCGGGCGCACTCCAGCGTCATGACGCCGATCTTGTTGCCGAAACTGATGAGCGGCAGGCAGACCTCGCTCTTTGTCTCGGCGAAGCCGGCGATGTAGGCGGGATCGGTGGAGACGTCGTTGAGCACGATGGGCTTGCCGCTTTCGAGCGCGCGTCCGCTGATGCCGTGCTCGATGCCGAGCGGGCCTTCCGCCTCGAAGGTGGGCGTGAGGTTGCCGGCGTGCGCGCGCACGACGAGCTTGTTGTCTTCGAGCAGCGCGAGCGCGACGTGGTCCACCGGGAAGAACTGGAGCAGCAGGGTGCAGGTGGTGTGGAGCAGGTCGTCGCGGTCGAGCACGCCGGTGGTCTGGCGGGCGATGGCGTTGATGGCCTCGAGCTGCGAGCGGCGCATCTGCTCGAGCGAGTAGAGGCGCGCGTTCTCGAGCGCGATGGAAGCCTGGGTGGAGAACAGCGTGAGCAGGTCGATGGTCTCGCCGTCGAAGAAGTCGCGCTGGTCGCTGAGGCAGTCGAGCACGCCGACGACTTCGTCGCGCACCATCAGCGGGATGGCCAGTTCCGACCGGGTGGACTCGAGGAACGGGATGTAGCGCGGGTCCTTGGTGACGTCGCGGACGTAGATGGGGCGCTTCTTCTGTGCGGCGGCGCCGGTGATGCCCTGCGTGAGCGGCAGGCGCTCCTCTTCCCCCTGCAAGCGTGCCGCGCCGAAATGCGAGCGGACGTAGAGGCGCTGCTGGTCGTCGACCAGCAGGATGGCC of the Terriglobales bacterium genome contains:
- a CDS encoding sensor domain-containing diguanylate cyclase — encoded protein: MQKVAILYDASQAVLSTFELDAVLQQILATARDFFHLQSAAILLVDDQQRLYVRSHFGAARLQGEEERLPLTQGITGAAAQKKRPIYVRDVTKDPRYIPFLESTRSELAIPLMVRDEVVGVLDCLSDQRDFFDGETIDLLTLFSTQASIALENARLYSLEQMRRSQLEAINAIARQTTGVLDRDDLLHTTCTLLLQFFPVDHVALALLEDNKLVVRAHAGNLTPTFEAEGPLGIEHGISGRALESGKPIVLNDVSTDPAYIAGFAETKSEVCLPLISFGNKIGVMTLECARTGAFQEADMQALESVGDIVATALANSIYVETVKAQAHVDGLTGVYNRRFFEKQIANELDRATRYEKALSVIMLDIDHFKKLNDEFGHLLGDEVLKQVSNIFRSQLRRLDFICRYGGEEFAIILPETGGDDALGVADKVRRMVEAHSFPGVPRPVTISLGVAECPTHGATRDTLVKSADQALYASKLSGRNRVTFATAAQTAKA
- a CDS encoding ATP-binding cassette domain-containing protein; translation: MNAVELRDVRKTYDQFVAVDNLSFDIPAGKIFGLLGPNGAGKTSTIRMMLGITIPDSGQVTMFGEKFHRELLHRVGYLPEERGLYRKMKVGEHLVFLGELGGLSAAEAGKRARAWAERMEISTWLDKKVEELSKGMQQKIQFIATILHDPDFIVMDEPFSGLDPVNTALLKDVLLELKQKGKTVLFSTHRMDTVERLCDSICLVNRGRVVLDGDLKQIKARYGRNNIQVQYEGDGAFLKDPALVKTANDYGNYVEVQLAPGADAQELLRRLTARARVSKFELVEPSLEEIFIDVVGKDGTE
- a CDS encoding ABC transporter permease translates to MNLRKVWTIMKREYLERVRTKAFLITTLLVPVLMFGLTVAPSMLAMKQGGSAKKLAIVASDRAFGEMVVRSMERAAKSLPGASYQTEVVSPGTPDQLKELEKRVAPGDLNAYLVVTDEAIQDRKLAYVGRNSADLIETQVLSGAVYRAYIERIATQHGITGDDLDKLLSTRFELEGVLAGKGTKTSGRATLFGALLLMMMLYMSIILHGIAVMRSVLEEKTSRIVEVLLAAVTPKELMTGKILGVSAVGLTQLAIWYGTGALVVAFGIAQAKMMTNAPVEISMRGVAYFPLFFVLGYFLYSTLWAALGAMVNSEQEAQQMQFFVMMPLFLSTILMVPAIINPNSPLVVAASLFPFCTPLLMYIRLAVSAVPAWQVAAGIAGMVVAIWLVLVVASRIYRVGILMYGKKPTLPELIKWFRYA
- a CDS encoding GatB/YqeY domain-containing protein, encoding MAISEKITHDMTAAMKARDEQRLSTLRMMKAALKNKEVDKRAPLDDHETMQVLATLIKQRKDSIEQFTRGGRQELADKEAAEIKIIEAYLPQAVGQDEIVAKVKETIAEMAAGGTAPAIKDMGTVMKNVMAKFAGARVDGKAVSDAVKKELAPK